In the genome of Doryrhamphus excisus isolate RoL2022-K1 chromosome 11, RoL_Dexc_1.0, whole genome shotgun sequence, the window aaagagcatTCCCTGATGAAGCTATCCATCTGTATGCTAGATATCCCCACGTGAGCACcagaaataaaatgcaatatggaatattaatgattgatgTTAGCAGTTGTTAATATCACAGGAGTCCTTGCATGAGTACTCAGCCCGTTAGTCtgattatattacaatattttctaACGGGATAAGAACTCTGAGGCAAaggaatgtatgggaaacacttcGGGTGTCATTTAGGCAGACTCACAGGGCGGGTCGAACCCCCACCAGCAGCAGAACCTTCAGCGCAATCCGCTTGTGGAGGTTCCAGTGTTCCACGGCCACGGCCACCATAAGCCCGCCCACAAACAGCATGTTGGTGTCCCGCAGGTACTGCATGCatacctgaacacacacacatgaacccATCACAACCCTcacattctccacacacacattgtgtgtgtttgtgtgtgttgcgtaCATCTTTGGACTCCATAATGCCAAACATGGGAAACAAGATGGTGGGCAGCAGCGCTGTCACCGCCAGTGGTAAAACCTCAGTGCACCAGTACAACGCCATCAGCGCGATGACATACGCACACGCCGCCTCCTGGACACGCAGACATGGAGTAGGATGGTAGCGTAGATGTAGACCATGTAGATGAGAAGAAAAACAGTGAAACGTGACACATGTTGATTTGAAGTCCAACTGAGTGCTGACAGTTGGTTCTGGTTCCGTTCTCACTGTGATCATGTGTCAATCATGATGATGGGGGGAGCTATGAGCGCCCACTGAGAGCAAACAGTCTTTAGTTTCATTCagcagcgcacacacacacacacacacaaggacaatATTGATGAATGAAGGACGTGATGTTTCAATAAGTGGTGAACTTTGACTTAGTGTGCTGGTCAATGAGTGACAGGCGAATGTTAGCATAACACATTTGTTTCCTCAACAAAgtcctgatttaaaaaaaacatgtttgctcTGGTTGCAACCAATGAGAGGCTGGTTTGGTGTGTGATGTCATCAAGGATGACTGATGAGGTAATATCTTAGCAAATAGTAGTAGGATGATACAAGCATGtgagaaaaaatgaaatgagaAATCAAGCGTGTGATTGCGGAGGTGAAAGGTCACTGAAGAGGTCTCACCGTGGTGCTGAGTGCAAGGGGCAGCAGGATGAAGGGGCTGACGATGAGGATGAAGACCCGCTTCAACCTCCACACGTGCCGGAACACTCTCACTCGTAGAGGAAGAACCGAcatggaggatgatgatgaagataatGATGGTGAAGAAACGTGAACTCTTAGCTGCGTGATGCTTCGCTCTGCCTTCAACACGCTCCTAATTCACTCTGCACTCTAAACATTAACCTGGCACACACAtgctctctctcttcctctctctctctctttttctctctctctcacaccaaaGTCAACACAAAGAAGGAAAGCTGATCTGGTCATCACGATGGTCTTCCtaactgatgatgatgaagcgTAATGACCAACTTTGCTGCCACTCACTGACTGAATTGATGAATGAATCACTCAACCAAGGAATGCCTGCATGAATGTTGTGGCTTTACATGTgaatggctgcacagtggaacaGTGGTTATAGCAGGTGGACCTCACCAGTAGTGTGAATCTTCAtttaggcatctctgtgttggagtttgcatgtcctccccatATGTATAGGTGGggtagatatatatatttcatataggTTCATTGGTTAATGTCAATggttgtatttcaatatgtgccctatgattgatAAGCGAACAGTATACCACCTCCCACCCCCAAATTCCTGTACAggacaagtggtatagaaactgaatgtttcttcatttttttatgtatgtgaatggacatacatacagtatttgcgtGACTTTGTATGTAAATGGTCTTATGTGTTTACATTGGCATGAATGTGAATGGACTCAGTTGTTTACATTGTCATGTATATGAGTGGACTTAGTTGTTTACATTGGTATGTATGCCAAAatgaccccccaaaaaacatcagaagaactgcaggcctgcaggtcagtgttcatgacgccAGAGCAAAAACGGCTTGCATAGCGGAGTTCCAAGATCAAAACCATTCCTGAACAAAATAACATTAACGATCGTCTCAAGTTTGTCAGAAAATATCTTGTTGATCCCCAAGACCTCTGGGAATATACTGTGGTCTGAGGGGACAAAGTTtttactttttggaaggtgtgtgtcccatttaaTCTGGCGTAAAAGataaacatcataccaacagtaaaatatggtggtggtagtgtgatgttctgTCTGGGGCtgatttgctgcttcaggacttggAAGACTTGCTATGATACATGGAAGGTTAAATTCTgctgtcccaaaaaaaaacggagaatgtccggccatccgTTGGTGACCTGAAGCTGAAACCAAcctgggttctgcagcaggacaatggtccaaaacacaccagcaagtccacctgtGAATGGCTGAATggtctagtcaaagtcctgacctgaatcgtattgagatgctgtggcgtgaccttaaaaaggcttcatgctagAAACCCTCTAATGTGGCTGAAtaacaacaattctgcaaatgatctcattgcaagttattacaAATGCTTGACTGCAGTTGATTGCTAAatgtggcccaaccagttattaggtttatgggggcaatcactttttcacataagggccatgtaggtttttattttttttatttccttaataataaaaacctccatttaaaatgtatttcgtgttcagttgtgttgtcatcgactaatatttaaattagtttaacGATATGATGCATTTAAGTGTGATAAACATGCAAAGGACACTTTTCACACCGCTGTATGTGTTTAAATGGGTGCACGTGAATGATCCTAGCTCGATCCATAGACGTCAATGTGATCCAGTGTGGTGGTCTCTGAGCTTCTTAGTGATATGAATGTCATGACTTTGACGCATGATCATGATAAGGAGCGCCATGATGGCGGGAAAACGGTTGTTAGCGCCAAGACTGACACAACCTGAGAAAATAGTCAAACATTagtgctttttgtttttctttttgcggCACCCCTACCATGAGGTTGCCATGGCGCTGAGTGTGCAGCTCTGATCTTTGCCCCCCTCAGAAGTAACAACTACCTTGACATGTGACGTCAGGACTCACGTGCACACAGCGTGGATATAACGTGTCAACATTGATGATGTGCTGTGTTTGACAGCTTAATAATGTCCACTTTAAACGATGGACTTTAAATTACATGGACACGTTTAAGTGAAATATTGGAAGAAGAATCGGTCTTCATTGCGCGTCCCCGGCGCCGCTCGGGGGCGAGCTCGAGGCGGGACGCGCGCTCCACTGTCACGCGCAGCGACGTGGAGCGGGAGAGAGCAACGCTGAGGTGAGTGCGCCTTTCTTGTGTTCGCGCTCTTTTGGCGCGTGTTCATTTTGATGAACTTTGTCCCGTTGTGCGTCAACCACGTGACTGGGACGCGACCACTCGAACTAATTCAAAGGAAGTTGGTTTTCTTTGATAATTTGCTACGTTGACGTGCTCAGTGGTTTTTGGCCAAGCAGCGTGACGTCACCAGTCGGAAGGTTTGGGCAGCTGTCACGACGTGCACTTTGACCTTTTAGTTTGGGGCAGAATTTGAGTCACATGACCAAACATTCTTGACCATTTTGTTTACCCTTTTGTGGGGACTAGAGCTATGTTACCTGAGGTCATTTGGGTTTTtcatccctgtgtgtgtgtgtgtgtgtgtgtgtgtgtcaggatgAAGCTGACGAGCCCCCTGCTGGTTTTGGGCCTGGTGGTCTTGGGTCTGGTTCAGGTATGGTTTAATCATAAAAACGTCACTAAGTCAGCTGATGGTAATTTGTATGTGCTGATCTGATCCAGGCACAGATGGAGGATGAGGAGCCGGTGGCGGAGGAAGAACACGTGGAGCTCTTCACCACACCCACCACCAAGATGGCCGCAGCCACCTCTGACTTTGGCTATAACCTTTTTCGTGCGCTGGCAAATCGCGAGGCGTCGACCAACATCTTCCTAGCTCCCATCAGTGTGTCAGCGGTTCTGACCCAACTGTCCATGGGTGAGCACCACCTAAAAAGAAAATGGCGGCTCGTAAGTTACTCGTGTTAACATTAGCTGTTAACTAGGCCGCTACATATGAGATGTTTCCTGGCGTCATGCGTTGCATGCTAGGCTAACATGGTCTGAGCCCGCAGGTGGTTCCGAGCAAGCCCAGAGGCAATTGTATCGGGCCCTGAGGTACCACACCCTGCAGGACCCTCAGCTCCACAACACCCTCAGAGACCTCCTGACCTCCGTCAAGGCAGCCGGCAAAGGCCTCAGCAGCGCCGCTCGCATCTACCTGGCCAGACGTGAGTTGAGTTACGAAACTCCAGACCACATGACCCGCAATgtatgacctctgacctcaaaCACCTGTTTCAGGCCTGCGTCTCAAGCAGGACTTCTTCACGCTAGTGGAGCAGCAGTACGGCGTGAGACCCAAAGCTCTGCAGGGCGGATCACGAGACACCAAAGACATCAATGACTGGGTCGCCCAGGAGACGGGCAGCACTGTACAGCGCTTCTTGACTAAGCCCCTCCCCCGAAACCCTGGCATCAACACCGTGAGCGCTGCATCCTTCAAAGGTAAGTGCACGCTCCCTCGTGCTAgcgttcaacaacaacaacgtctTTTCATCAACCTCAAGGGAAGTGGGCGACGGCGTTCCGTCAGACGGAAACGTTGAACTTCCAGCAGGAGGGCAAAGCACCCGTTCGTGTTCCCATGATGCAACAGGACAACTACCCCATCAAGATGGGCGTGGACCCGGATTTGAGCTGCACGGTGAGTGTATGGAGCCTCATGGTTATCTTTGACAGTAACCACACCCACTGGCCACACCTAAGCACTGTCCTCTTTCAGATTGCTCAGATCCTCATGCAAAACGACGTCAGCATGTTCGTCTTCCTGCCCAACGACGTCACCTTCAACTTGACCTCGCTGGAGGACACTCTGACGGCCGAGTTTGTGCAAGACCTGTCCATGACGTTACATCCTGCCCACGTGTCCCTGACGCTGCCCGCTCTCAAGCTCAGCTTCTCAACCGATCTTCTGCCGTTGCTCACAGACCTGGGTGAGCAACCTCTTGTTCTCGGGGCATTTCCAATCATTTGCATGCTAGGATCGGGTTAACTACTGCAAAGAAGAACGAAAACTTCCCCTAAATGGCTCCTCCCCCCTTGCTGCAgggctctctgattggctggccaacacgGACCTGGAGAAGATCTCAGCGCAGCCTGCCAAGCTCGTCACTGTCAATCACAAGGTCGTCATGGAGACAGCCATTGAGGGTAACCAACCGCCCCCCGCGCCATCCACCACCAGTCACCTGACCTACCGCGTGGACCGACCCTTCGTCTTCCTCATCCGCGATGAAGTTTCGGGGGCGCTGCTCTTCATCGGCAGGGTCATCAATCCCAAAACCCTCACTGTGTAACGTGcacacacgcacgtgcacacactcTTAGCAGGCCCTAGGAGGGAAGTGGAAATATTCAAGATGCCCTTCAAACACTTCGCATGTTCACGAGTTCAAAAGATCCTTTTTTATCACAAACCTTTTATTGGTGTTACACTCTTGTTACACTTTTGTGACATTTGTGTTCCAAAGAAATAAAGACAatagaaaaaacaaatgtgactCTAGTGCCACCATCAGGACGAAGTGAGGAAGGCAATTCTTTTGCGAGGTGGGGCAGCAAACAAAACCTTTTGTTTgcccccaacaacaacaacattaaagAAACACTTTCTAACACACAATGAAGTCACTGCATGTGGAACACATCATGTTACACACTAACCATTCGACGGCTCCTCCTCCACAATGTGCACGAAGCTGCAGCACGGAGgcagcctgtgtgtgtgcgagtgcgTGAGACATATGGTTTTGATTTTGCTGACACATTCCTGAAGCaaataattacaacaacaagtctgtcctactttttttttcatcttcatgTTGGTCAAGGAAGAATAAAGgcacaaaatgtactttttatgaaaaaatatcaaGAAAATGACGGGAAAAGGACATTGACCATGTACAGGACAAGATGGCGGCCAAGTAGCTGTGCTGCTTTTGCTAAAGCTGGTAGCAAAAGGATTATAGACACGACCGCGTGTAGCGTGTTTCACTAGCCTCTGGTGGACGTCAGGGGAACTGCATGGCATAAAAGGAAGAAAAcacggacaaaaaaaatcatagcatGGTGGCAGTTGCACACTACGTCAGGTCTGAACTTTGTCGACTTCTGGTTTGCGCCTGTGCACCAGCTCATAGACGCCTCCGTCTGCGTCCTCAGAGCCACGAGACTGCGCCCTCCTGTGCAGGAACACAGCAGTCAAGATGAAGCAGACCAGACCCCCGCACATGAAGACCAACTGAAGACCCAAAAACCTGCAGAAAGACAACACCCTGTAAAAATTGTCTAAACTGACTGGCTgctgtttcaaaataaaagtcatgtGCAGTGACTTACCTGTGTCGAAAGCGCTCCAAGTTGTAGTAGAGACAGGAAGTCTGCTTcccacacttcctgtcccacaGGATGCACGTGGAGTCGATCACAGTGCCATACAGAACCGGACCGGGCATAAAGGCTTTGAACAAAACAAGATGACTACATCAGAACCCCCTCATTTCCTACCCCACCGTGACCTTATAGACCTCACCAAGGACTCTGAAGAGCATGTATTGGACCCCCACAGCAAAGGATTTGTCCTGGGCTGGCAccatcctacacacacacacatattgaaGTCACAGGTTTGCTTCTTACACCTCAAAGTTCTAAGAGGTTCCATGCCTGAGGATGATGACAAAAGACGGTGTATGGGACAGGGACACCATGAGACCGCTGATGCCCAGCAGAACCACAAAGGGAAGGAGGAGGTGGCCACACCCACTGCCACAGCTTCTTGGTGTGGCTGAGCCGCTGACCCCGCCCACACATCGACACTCTGTGAAGTTCTGCAGGATGACGACACGTGATCAGTGCACACTGGCGCCCCTCAGGGTATGGTCTTCAATGCATCTGAATTCTCACAAGGACTTTGCCACTGTTGTCCGTTTCCATGGCAATGCAGCCAGCATGACAGGGAGACGTAAACTCCACTCCGTCTGAGCCGCACACTGGATGAAAAACGTTCTGAACACACTGACAAGATTCACTGCACAACAGCGCATCagtcctaacacacacacacacacacacacacatttgtaaatacataatacatctGTGTCATCATCTCAGTATGTCGTGTTGGTACCGTGGCGGGAAGACGCCAGAAACCTGCTGGGTGGGGCAGCCGATGAAGAGCAGAGGAAGGGCGGGACCAATGCCGAGAATGATGACAGTGACGCAGAGCTTGCTGGCGCCGCTGACACGAAGAGACCATCGCCGCATCAAGACTCCGCCCATGACGGTTCCCAGGACGGCCAGCGGGATACAAATTCCGCCTTAAATGCAGAAAGCGAGCGTAAGACGTTTGGGACTGCTTGGCGTCTCTGAAAATGAGCTCGCTCACACCGATCAGCGCGGCGGAGAAGACCACAGTCTGGTTGAACTGCCTCTCAATGAACTTGGCCATGAAGGTGATGAGGCCGGCCAATAGGGCTGCCATGTTAACTTGGGCCAGGACCACCAGGAGGTAGACGGGACTCAGCAGCGTGCGCATTGCGATGCTGGGAAAACCTACAGGAGAGAGCGGCATGACCCAACTTTGCACCAAGTCTGTCCGCTGTTCAATTCCCTTTGCCCTGGTCAACGGcaccagacaggaagtagacTCTCACTTTTAAGGAAGTGAAGAAGGCTGACTTCCTGGAAAAGGTCGCTCTCACACTTGGTGTCTGCTTCTGACTCATCCTGCATGAACACAGAACATCACATGACCCCCATTAACCCTTTGAGACCTTTTTTTGATGGAGGGCTatgtaaataaacttgacttgacttgacttgaccatGTCAGGCAAGACAAGACCAGAAGTTGTCTAAAGGTAAAACTTGGTCACCTCACCTCAGGGGGCATGTGTCGGGGGAAGAAGAAGTAGGGCAGCGCTGTCAGGAAGAGGAGGCAGGATG includes:
- the serpinf1 gene encoding pigment epithelium-derived factor, yielding MKLTSPLLVLGLVVLGLVQAQMEDEEPVAEEEHVELFTTPTTKMAAATSDFGYNLFRALANREASTNIFLAPISVSAVLTQLSMGGSEQAQRQLYRALRYHTLQDPQLHNTLRDLLTSVKAAGKGLSSAARIYLARRLRLKQDFFTLVEQQYGVRPKALQGGSRDTKDINDWVAQETGSTVQRFLTKPLPRNPGINTVSAASFKGKWATAFRQTETLNFQQEGKAPVRVPMMQQDNYPIKMGVDPDLSCTIAQILMQNDVSMFVFLPNDVTFNLTSLEDTLTAEFVQDLSMTLHPAHVSLTLPALKLSFSTDLLPLLTDLGLSDWLANTDLEKISAQPAKLVTVNHKVVMETAIEGNQPPPAPSTTSHLTYRVDRPFVFLIRDEVSGALLFIGRVINPKTLTV
- the slco2b1 gene encoding solute carrier organic anion transporter family member 2B1 isoform X2; protein product: MGVNKVKVSCDRPTRTKGLFTSVKFFVLCQSLLQLAQLLVSGYMKSSISTIERRYGLSSQKSGLLAAFNEVGNTLLIVFVSFLGSRLHRPRVIGCGALLACLASLLMALPHFLSRRYEYSDIISKNMSGLCQMESPLVAPTSSQDCGRQESPADNGIYPLLLLAQLLLGIASVPIQPFGISYIDDHASKKNSPLYLGILLAVTSIGPALGFLSGAFLLRFYVDFDTMPEDQIHLDRSDLRWVGAWWLGFLVASCLLFLTALPYFFFPRHMPPEDESEADTKCESDLFQEVSLLHFLKSFPSIAMRTLLSPVYLLVVLAQVNMAALLAGLITFMAKFIERQFNQTVVFSAALIGGICIPLAVLGTVMGGVLMRRWSLRVSGASKLCVTVIILGIGPALPLLFIGCPTQQVSGVFPPRTDALLCSESCQCVQNVFHPVCGSDGVEFTSPCHAGCIAMETDNSGKVLNFTECRCVGGVSGSATPRSCGSGCGHLLLPFVVLLGISGLMVSLSHTPSFVIILRMVPAQDKSFAVGVQYMLFRVLAFMPGPVLYGTVIDSTCILWDRKCGKQTSCLYYNLERFRHRFLGLQLVFMCGGLVCFILTAVFLHRRAQSRGSEDADGGVYELVHRRKPEVDKVQT
- the slco2b1 gene encoding solute carrier organic anion transporter family member 2B1 isoform X1, translated to MGVNKVKVSCDRPTRTKGLFTSVKFFVLCQSLLQLAQLLVSGYMKSSISTIERRYGLSSQKSGLLAAFNEVGNTLLIVFVSFLGSRLHRPRVIGCGALLACLASLLMALPHFLSRRYEYSDIISAKNMSGLCQMESPLVAPTSSQDCGRQESPADNGIYPLLLLAQLLLGIASVPIQPFGISYIDDHASKKNSPLYLGILLAVTSIGPALGFLSGAFLLRFYVDFDTMPEDQIHLDRSDLRWVGAWWLGFLVASCLLFLTALPYFFFPRHMPPEDESEADTKCESDLFQEVSLLHFLKSFPSIAMRTLLSPVYLLVVLAQVNMAALLAGLITFMAKFIERQFNQTVVFSAALIGGICIPLAVLGTVMGGVLMRRWSLRVSGASKLCVTVIILGIGPALPLLFIGCPTQQVSGVFPPRTDALLCSESCQCVQNVFHPVCGSDGVEFTSPCHAGCIAMETDNSGKVLNFTECRCVGGVSGSATPRSCGSGCGHLLLPFVVLLGISGLMVSLSHTPSFVIILRMVPAQDKSFAVGVQYMLFRVLAFMPGPVLYGTVIDSTCILWDRKCGKQTSCLYYNLERFRHRFLGLQLVFMCGGLVCFILTAVFLHRRAQSRGSEDADGGVYELVHRRKPEVDKVQT